In Vigna radiata var. radiata cultivar VC1973A chromosome 3, Vradiata_ver6, whole genome shotgun sequence, the following proteins share a genomic window:
- the LOC106757121 gene encoding protein ABHD11 produces MAASLRIRNSSLLLTRFLNSATLPRPRWLQTVAYEELRANPEKPYTSTAVFIHGFLGSSRNWRSFSRNLLASLSNSSPSTNWRTVMLDMRNHGKSTERELNPPHNIESAAKDLADLVKAEGWPWPEVVVGHSMGGKVALQFAESCSRGDYGHSVLSPKQLWVLDSVPGKVNPENRNDEVRDVLATLQSLPKQFPSRKWLVSHLMELGYSKALSDWIGTNVKKVGDHETWIFDLENAKEMFDSYCEKSYWNLLEKPPKGMEIVILRAEKSDRWDQDAIERIQKLASERGSDSFGKVSFCVLPNAGHWVHVDNPKGLLEIMAPKILCS; encoded by the exons ATGGCAGCATCTCTGAGAATCAGAAACAGTTCCCTTCTCCTAACTCGCTTCCTCAACTCAGCAACTCTCCCTCGTCCAAGGTGGCTGCAAACCGTAGCCTACGAGGAATTGCGAGCAAATCCGGAGAAGCCTTACACTTCAACGGCCGTTTTCATCCATGGCTTTTTGGGATCCTCCAGAAACTGGCGCTCCTTTTCTCGCAACCTCTTGGCTTCTCTCTCCAATTCCTCTCCCTCTACCA ATTGGAGGACGGTGATGTTGGATATGCGGAACCACGGGAAATCGACGGAGAGAGAACTGAATCCGCCTCACAATATTGAATCTGCGGCCAAAGATTTGGCCGATTTGGTGAAGGCTGAAGGCTGGCCTTGGCCTGAGGTTGTCGTAGGTCACTCTATGGGTGGAAAGGTTGCTTTGCAGTTTGCTGAGAGTTGTAGCCGCGGCGACTATGGCCATTCTGTTCTGTCTCCTAAACAg CTCTGGGTATTGGATTCCGTCCCTGGTAAAGTGAACCCTGAAAACAGAAACGATGAAGTCCGGGATGTTCTAGCAACCTTGCAAAGTTTACCAAAACAATTCCCATCTCGCAA GTGGCTTGTTAGTCATCTTATGGAACTTGGTTACTCTAAAGCACTGTCGGACTGGATAGGCACCAACGTGAAAAAAGTTGGTGATCATGAGACGTGGATATTTGATCTTGAAAATGCTAAAGAGATGTTCGATTCTTACTG CGAAAAGTCTTACTGGAATCTTCTGGAAAAGCCTCCCAAAGGTATGGAAATAGTAATTTTGCGTGCTGAAAAAAGTGATAGATGGGACCAAGATGCTATTGAGAGAATCCAGAAACTAGCCAGTGAGCGAGGATCCGACTCTTTTGGAAAAGTTTCCTTTTGTGTTCTTCCGAATGCTGGTCATTGGGTTCATGTGGACAACCCAAAGGGACTTCTTGAGATTATGGCTCCCAAAATTCTGTGTTCTTGA